The DNA window GGTTGTTTAAATAGGGTGGAATTACTGATCCATTGGACTTTCCGTTAGCACTTGATCAGTTGTTGAAGTTGGAAATGGCTATGAAGGTTAAGTGGCATCCACGCTGGAAGAACTGTTCCGTCGTTATGATTATAAAAAATGATCCTATTATCCAGCAACTTAAGGAAAAATGGGGAACAGATGAGGTCAGCTCTTATAAACTGACATTTGTTTTATAAAAGAGGACTTCATATTATAACAATTTTTTGCCTgattttgattttctttggtaAATTCTCAAGGAACCTATTCCAATCCAAACTGTCATACCTGAGACTCTGGAGGTAGAAATTTTAAACTGTGTATGCCTTTTTTTTACTTTTCCTGTGATTATATTATACTAAAAACTGTGTTTAACTATATATAGATTAGAGAGAGTGTTGATGAGGCTAAAACAGATGCCAATGAAGACTGTGAATTGGTTACAGTAAGTTTCACTGCAACACACTTACCTACTTACATTTATATCAATATTCCTAACTAATAGTCTTCATCGTGGCCTTGCAGGACCTGGAAATTACATCTGAGCACAAGCCTGATGCTGTCGCACCTGGTGGTAAGAGGCATCTTCCTGCTGCATCAAGTGAATCCACTGATTTGGACGGATTACATGATGGAGAACTGTCATCAAACAAGCTGAAGAAGATAATTAAAATGGAGAAGATTGATTAGATCTATTGTTATTTCGTGTGTGTTTCGCTTAGGTGTTTGTTATAAAAACTGGATGTTAGTTTCCTTTGCTTTTAATCATGTGTGTGATTTCGTTTTCTGTAATAATTAGTGCATGAATACTGGCTATGTGCTTCTGTTATGTTCATTTTGATTTAAGAATTATCTATGGTTTGTGTGTCTTATTATATTCAAATGATTCACATTCAACtacatattatatatactattattaattattttgattctttttgAACATATATCGAACATTCCATTTTAACTGTACCTCTTATAACGGGGCGCTGCTTTTTTATTATTTCGACGATATAAACTTTACAATATTGATCCGAAGTTGACCGTGATATACTAATGAATATTCTACTGCATGTAGTTACAATAATGATGTCACAAAGAACGGTTTGTTTGGATTAGCAAAACCTAAGCTTTCTGTCATTACATTGTaaactgaaacattgattgtgcctCATAAAGAAACACCAGAACTTTTAACATTTGACTATGTTAACtatcaataaataattttatgtctGACCTTAGTATAATGTTGATACAATATTATGGGACAGATTTCATTTTAACTAATAGCATATCAGAGCGGATTAATAGAATATAATAGGAGAACTTCAAAAATTTGTCCCGAAAACGATTATACATTAGATCTTCTAATGGTCACAATATTAATGTGTTCCCATTTTGGATAAAGTGCTTACAAAATAACATGTAGcaaaatatatataacacaatgtaCCAAAATAATATTCCCAACATATAATATAACCATTAAAATTCAGGTATAGTACAGGGTTAGCTTATAGCAGCAGTTTCTTCATTGTCTTTCAACCTTCACATAGATATACGGAGAGAATCGCAGTATGCTCCACGCTATTGTATCCCCATTACGCAGGTTAAGAGATTTGGCAAATTCGTACCATCCCATGGCCATGTACTTTTCATATGGCTGGGGTATTCCCTTTCTGTTAGCTTTGTGAACCTGACAGGTAACAATGTTCTTCGTCCTCACATCCAGCAGGTTAATTTCATCTTGAAAGCGACGGAGGCATCTTTTGGCGATTTCCTTAGGGAAATGCTGCATACAGGAAATAAGGGAACTATTAACATTATATACTATTTACATTTTCAATAACATGATGCTCATATTCAAATATCTCCTTACCATACATTCTGCTGTGTAGATTTAGCATTTGTAACATGGGTGTTCCAGAAAAAAATTTGAGCCCCTGTAGAACTGTCTACAGTAATGTCTGTACCCACCTTTGCTTTTTTCACCACTTTACCCTTTTGTTTCTTACCCTCTTTTGATCCACTTGCTTCACCAACTTCTGAAACTTTGATTTCATTTGTGTCAATGTCTGTTGATTCCTCTTTTACCTTTATAGGTCCTGCATTGGGATTGCTTTTAACACTTGCGCTATTTTGTGTGCCAACATCAACATTCGACACAACACCACCAGGGGTGACATTGTGCTGTTTATTCCTGCGTTTTCTTTCCCCCTTAGGATCGTACCCTGTTTCCTTTACCAATTCTTCTATGATTTCCATTGCCTGATCATTGCTGTTCCAACATCAAATATGGATTAAAAACGAACCGCATATGAAGCATTCTTTACTAAGCAATAGTCATATACCGAGCAACCACGGGATATACACAAACgggataaaacaaaaactaaCTATATAATCCAACAATAAAAAACCACAATAGTCATTCAGTCGCATTTGATTTCTTGACAAATAtcacacataatacaacattAAACTATATTGATACTACACCCATCACATAAATGCTGTTAACTGTTATTACCACACTACCATATTTTGTATATCAATATACCCTATTTTGTACGGCAAAGCAAAGGTGAAATAAATTTAACTGCTCATACCTGAAATCATTTTCATCATCAGAGGGAATCCGCACAGAAGGACCACCGTGTGAAGATGCCATTGTCGAAAACCCTAACCGACAAGCAGTTGCAATGCTAAACTTCTATTCTGTGCAATAGGAAACAAGTACTTGGTACATGCAGAGAGTGGGTTAACTGTTCAGTTTCTATTTACTTATAATATTAGTTTTTACTTAAAGTCTTTTTAAAATAGTAACACatccatcaaataaaatattataaataacctgtatagattaaattaaatacatttaaCATACACAACAGTTATAAGGGAGGGATAAGTGGTAATTTAAATCTATAACTATCATTCTATTCATATTCATTTCCAACTTCATATATATTCAAgtatgaaagaaaaattaaaatcaacacTGCATTCATGACATTTTAACCCACAAATGCCCCTTCAATTAGAAACTGTAAACTTTTAGTATTCAAAGCCATGAAGTAGCATGCTATACATCTCATATTGTGTGCATAAATCTATACAAATCAATCTTATTTGTAGTATTAATATTCATCCTACTTTTGTATTTGTGATGGTAACAGATGTTGTTAAAAACACTGCTCCTCAAACATCCATTGCAAGAAACAGGAGAAAACTTATTCTTAAAGCAAAGAGGGATTATCGAAACCGTGTCAGATCAAGCAACCTCACTTcccatttaaatcataattttacaTCCTCTGCAACATAtgaaaccactattgaaacgactATGGCTAGAAAGAGAAAGAAGATAATCTTGGATAACAGAAAAGATTGAGAAATTTGTTCAATATTGAAGTTAGTAGGGTTCAAAATACAAACAACATTGTTAGTCAAAGTCAGAACATGGATCatgcatctacttcaaatcataaTATGTCAAGTCAGTCCATGGATCATGCATCTACCTCAAATCATAATATGTCTGTTGGATCTCATTATCAAGACAATGATGACTCCAACtctgacaataatttaaattcttcTAATAGTTCCGACTCTGACGAAGATTCAGTCCCGGCACAATTATAGGAGGCCCATCTTCAAGGTATTTCCATATCATACACTGATAACCAAATGATGTACACTTCTTCTATTAATAGACATATTCAGTATTGTGCTTTCTTCTTTCAGAATATTACGATATTGGCGACCAAAATTATGAATGCGCACACTGCCAagcatgtatgtggtaccaagaAAAAGTGAATAGACACAAAATTACAGCAACTCCCCGCTTTTATCGTTGCTGCCATGGAGGAAAAATTGTTCTCCCGTTCCTTGAACAACCTCCACAGGTGTTGCAAGATCttctatttaataaaacatattcagATAGTAAAAACTACCAGGCTAACATACGAACATACAACGTAATGTTCTCCTTCACTTCCCCTGGAATGAAGTTCGACACAACATACTCTAAAAGAGGAGGACCCCCTACTTTGAGACTGCAGGGTCAGACCTGTCATCGAATTGGTATACTACTGCCAGAAACCGGGCAAGCTCCGCAATATGCTCAATTATACATCTATGACACGGACAATGAAGTTGAACACAGAATAAAATGTTTCAAGTAAGCTTGCTCAGACATAATTACAcaattgttttataaaaatattttgttaaactaTTTATTCATGACTGCGAAAAATAAACAGGGACAACAAAGGCATCGAGCGCCCGATTGTCAATAAGCTCAAGATGATGTTAGATGAGCACAATGTTCATGCCAAAGCTTTTAGAATGGCAAGGGATGTTTTAAAGACAAATTCTTTCACAGATTTAAAACTCAGGCTTATTTCTGATAGATCCGAAGATGGCCGTGTTTACAAAAAACCTACTGTCTCAGAAGTGGCTGCACTCATTGTGGGAGACATTGATTTTGCTGATAAAAGGGACATCTTAATTCAGCGCCGCAATGGTGGTTTGCAACGAATAGATGAGTTTCACCCAGCATATTTGGCTTATCAGTATCCTCTTATATTTCCTTATGGGGAAGATGGTTACAGGAAAAATATAATGCACAGATATCGCCATGAAACTGAGGTCActaggagaaaccgtcaaagcaTTAAGGATTGGTTTTCTTACCGGTTACAACAACGTCGCAAAGAGGCAAAAACACTACTTTACTCAAGACGCCTATTTCAACAATTCTTAGTCGACGACTATGCTATGATGGAATCCGAGCGACTGAATTGGTTGAGAGATAATCAATCGAAGTTAAGAGTGggcaaatataataatttaaccACTCAAACTGATGGCGATAGAAGAAATGAACACCAAAAGCGAGGAAAACGAGTTGTTCTGCCATCAACATTTGTTGGTAGCAAGAGATATATGGATCAACTATTTTTGACGGTATGGCCATTTTAAGTCGGTTGGGATTCCCTGATTTATTTGTTACTTTTACCTGCAACCCAAATTGGCCTGAAATTAAAAGAGCATTGTCAGGAACAGGCCTACAACCCCATGATAGGCCAAATATCATttcaaaagttttcaaaataaagTTTGATACCCTCATGGATGATATTACAAAACACCATGTCGTTGGGAAAGTGATTGCATGtaagttttttcatttaattatactaCTTTTCAATCATGTGTCTGTGTAGTACCAAAATATTACATCAAACTAACTTTCAATTTAATAGATATGTACACCATTGAATTCCAAAAACGGGGATTGCCACATGCTCACATCTTGATATTCCTACACCCTCAGAGCAAATACCCAACACCATCTGACATAGACAAGATCATTTCTGCTGAAATTCCCGACCTGACTGTTCATCCCAATTTATACAAATTGGTTAAGGCACATATGATGCATGGACCCTGTGGCCTTGCGCGCGTGACCTCACAATGTATGAAGAATGGACGATGTTCTAAATACTATCCCAAAAAGTTTATTGAACACACTATTGTTGATGCAGAGGGATATCCACTATATAGGAGAAGATCAAAGACCTTCACTATTGAAAAAAAATGGTATCACCTTGGACAACAAACATGTGGTTCCATATAACACCAGATTTCTTATGAAATACCAGGCACATATAAACATGGAATGGTGTAATCAGAGTACTTCcataaaatatcttttcaaatatatcaataaaGGCTATGACATAATAACAGCAGCAGTTTCAACAAATAGCAatcaacctgttgatgaaatccaACAATATCTCGACTCCAGGTATGTCTCTCCCAGTGAAGCATGTTGGCGCATTTACTCTTACAATATTCATGGCAGAAAACCAGCTGTGGAACGTATGTTCTATCATTTGGTTGGAGAGAAACCTATATACTATACAAATTATGCACGCATGGAAAATGTGCTGGAAACTGCAAGTGTGACTGAATCAATGTTTACCGCATGGCTGGTGGCAAATGCTAAATATGAAGAGGCACAAACATTAACTTATGGTCAATTTGTCTCAAAGTTTGTTTATTACAAAAAACAGAGAGAATGGAAACCGCGGAAAAAAGGCTTCACCATTAGACGTCTCATATGGGTTCCGCCAACAACTGGTGAACTGTTTTACCTACGCATGATGTTGACGATGACAAAAGGACCAACAACTTATGAGGAAATCAGGACCGTGGATAACATCCAGTATGATACATTCAGAGATGCATGCTTTGCAATGGGATTTCTTGAAGACGACAAAGAATACATAGCTGCTATAAAGGAGGCAAGTCATTGGGGGATTGGTCATTTTCTTCGAAAACTGTTTGTTATCATGCTTTTGTCTGGTGTTGTTAATCGCCCTGCACATGTTTGGGAACAAACTTGGctcctattatctgatggtgtctTACATACACAAAGAGCATTGGCTGCAAATCCAGGTTTGTTAGACATAATAAAATAGCAAACAAAACAATTTCTTAATAACAACCTACAGATGACTTACCAACAATATTATAACTCAATTTCTCATATCAATGCAGAATTGGTCCTCACACAAGAAGAGTTACAAAATTTGACATTAATAGAAATTGAGAAACTGCTTCAAGAAAATAGAAGGACACTAAAGGATTTTAGTCCTATTCCATATCCGGATGCTTATGTTCTTGAATAGTTGGGAAACAGGCTCATATATGATGAGCGTAATTATGATACAGCGTCAATGAACTCAGAATTTGAAAATCTGTTTGCTGCTCTTACAGGTTATTATTGCgtcaattaaattcattttattttacgcTTTGAAATTCTatgaatcaattattttaacacTATTCTACCCTCAATATTATGTTCCTAAGATGAGCAAAGAGGTATTTATGAAAAAATCATCCACGCTGTGGAGTCTCAGAAACCTGCCGTTTTCTTCCTTCATGGTTATGGTGGTACCGGAAAGACATATATGTGGAGAACACTCGCAGCAGCTTTAAGATCAAAACACGATATATGTTTAACTGTTGAAACTAGCGGTATAGCATCATTGTTACTTCCAGGAGGTAGAACTACACATTCAAAGTTCAGGATACCGGTACCAACTATGGACAATTCTACTTGCAAGGTTGAATTCAACGATGATGTTGCAGACATGTTACGACAGACAAAGCTTATAATATGGGATGAGGCACCAATGGCGCATAAGTATGCAATAGAATCGCTTGACAGAACTTTGAAAGATATTATGAGTGCAAGCAAAAATTCAACTGATGTATTTGGTGGAAAGGTTGTTGTTTTCGGTGGCGATTTCAGACAGATTTTACCTGTCGTCCCCAGAGGCAGTCGTTCCGATATTGTACACTGTGCCATAAATGCATCTTACATATGGCATTCAGTTGAGGTATTAACATTGACAAGAAACATGCGGCTACGAACAGGATCAACACAGACTGACAAAAATGAGATAGCACAGTTTTCAGATTGGCTTTTAAGAATAGGAGAGGGCCGAATATCTGAGCCTAATGACGGCACCGCCGAAATCAACATACCACCTGATATTCTGATAACAGAATTCGATGATCCAATTGTGGCCATTGTCAATACCACATACCctgatttcataaataatttccaatgtgttgattACCTTAAAAGTCGAGCGATACTGGCCTCTACACTGGAGATTGTTGATCAGATCAATGACCATATACTTAACTTAATGCCAGGTTaagcaacaaaaatatataatttaatggaTTATATTAATCGATTTTATGCTTTTACTAATTCTGTTCAGTCAACAATGCAGGAGAGATTCGTGACTACTATAGCGCAAATTCAGTTGACAAGTCTGAGATTCATGACCCAGCAGTAGTTGATATCCTCACGCCAGAATTTCTAAGTTCCCTCCGAACATCAGTTTTGCCAAACCATCACTTAAAACTAAAGGTTGGGACACCTATAATGCTCATGAGAAATATAGATCAATCTGAAGGTTTGTGTAACGACACAAGGCTGTGTATAACAAAGATGGCAGCCCATGTACTCGAGGCTTCAATAATGGGTGGTAAAGGTTTGGGAAATTTGGTTTACATACCTCGAATGGACATGTCACCATCCCAATCACCATGGCCATTCAAACTGAATAGGAGACGGTTCCCTATTATAGTTTCCTATTCTATGACAATCAACAAATCACAAGGACAGTCATTGGATAACGTTGGTTTGTACTTACCAAGAGATGTATTTACACATGGTCAGATTTATGTCGCATTGTCAAGAGTAACAACAAAAAAGGGAATCAAAATACTGATACATGATGAAGAAAAGAATTTCAGGGGGAAAACTACAAATGGTGTGTATAAAGAGGTTTTTAACAATGTCTgagttttaaaaattaatcacgGTAAATCTGTAACagcagtaatatatattactaacaaCATATTAGTAATGCAAGTAACagcagtaatatatattactaacagcATATTAGTAATGCAAGTAACAGAAGTAATATATTTATAGCATAACATCTAAATACCAAAatcatatatattaatataagggTGGAGCTAAGTCCACCAGGGAATTACAAAATGTTTAATAGATAGATACTTATAACAAACTattacatcattttcaatttttcaacatTGTTACAAGTATCTCCTTGCTGACGGGATCCTTAATGCTGAAACCCATAGAATCTCCATCAAGCAGACACCTTTCCTTGGCAAATTTGTACCAACCACGCCCTAAGAACATCTGACCCTTTTCGGTATGATGAACTTCACATTCATACCTGACTTCTCTTTCCCAGTCGACCAAATCTACAAACCTTGCTCCATTGAGCCAGCGACTTGCCACAATATGCTCAGGAATTTCCtgcaatattaatataaaacaacATTAGATTATCCCATTAACTGATAGGGAAAGACAATAAGCTTAAAACGAATAATAACTTACAAGAAGACATGACTGAGCCATCTTCCCATTGGCCACATCTTTCTTCCAGATACAATATGGTAACTTAGCAGGCTGCTCTGCATGGCAACTAACATCCTCACCATCCGGTTCATGGCATCTGAAACataatacaaacaaacaacatggTCAATAAATAAATGTGTTATCAAACATTCTAAATTCAAGCATAAAAACGTATACTCAACATAAGCTAATTCAAACATACACAGAGTTATCAGAAGTGACAGCTTTCCCCACAGCCATTTGGTTCACCGAGTTTTCTTCACCTGCATGCAACCATATAtaacttttaaattcaaaatgtaaCAGAACAACCATTCAAATGATATGTTTACCTTTACCTCTCATTGCTTGATCAACTCTTCCTTCCATCTTTTCAGAAGTTCGCAGCTTACACTATTGGTTGCAGAGTaatgatgactgcttcagtttttAGTGCTTTCAAACTTCCTACACATTACTTATATAACACTCTAAATGGACTCTTCACATACCTGCAACTTTTCCACCGTCCAATAGAATTCAATGCAATTGTTCAATTAGTCTTCTTTGCATTTACAtcacttcaaaacagttttcattttatttatattcctCACGAAAAACATTAACTGCCCATACCCCAATTGATCTTTCACATCCCAATATAATATAACACATTACAACTATTTTATAACCATTTAATATTACCATACTACTCTTTAACATAtactattaaattgaattttcaacTATTCATAAGTCCATTGTTGTATGTTCACCATTTAGATTTAATAGCCTACCATTTAAAGGACCCGTACCCCTACTTATACCAACAATAATGAAATTAGGAACCCTATTGTAATCAATTTTGATAGAAATCCTGTTCAATACTTATAATAAGCAATACTTAATTTAAAAACAGATTGGTAATAGATTTTGCATATAAAACCATGGCAGATTTGGCACATTCGATGAAACTTAAAACCAaaactgataatatttaatttaaaaccatacatagtaccataattgttaatctttgttcacatccaccattacaacaaaaaaacaaaacgatAATTCCCATACAAACCAAACTGCCAACAAACTGTCCTATACATCCACCACAAACATTGCCTAACCATCAGCTCTATAAACGATCACCACTGCGCTCCACTGTTACCATAATATCTAACACTGGCGGGTAATATATCACAAAGTGCACTTTATctccttctttcaattcagctgcCCTTACATAGTCAAACCATTCTCCATACAaatatgtttcattttttttggCCTCTTCTTCACATTGCACTCATATGGGTACCCGTTGTCCACATCATTGAGGGTAATCTCTGACATTCCAGCAAGTCCACATTTGTCTACTATTTCTGCAGGAATATGCTGCACTCATTGACAGACAATATCAGTTACATTACTTCTGTGTATAACACCATTGTGCCAACAACTATAGACTTTGAACACTGCTTACCATAACATTTGAGCAAAACTTCTTTACATCATGAACTTCACGAGTCCAGTACGCTTCTTCCAGCTCCTCCTGTATAGGCCTCATTTCCCTGAAATTAACACCACATTTACAGCAAAATGCCAACACAACAACATCAGTATACCTATAACTATAATATATTCCCTATCACTTATAAATAAACTTTACCTCTCACTATCAGAAGATATCATTATGTATTCATTCAAATCAGCAGTATCTGATAATCCCACAGAACTTCCTATCCCATCTCCATCATTCCTTCAACACAATAACATACAAACTATTCATTAAACTAAGTTGTAACACATTATTTGGGAAACACGTTCAATTTTGTGGAGGTTAAATGGAATTcaatgcaaaaaataaaaataaaactataagatTACCCTTTATTTTCGACAACACTGGCAGCCTCTACAGAAACTTTACCAGCATCTTCGACACGATTCAATCTTTCATGTTGTTTCTTCCATTCCTCCATAACATCCTCATTCTCATGTGACCCACTCAGTATCCTCTCAGCTGTGAGCCGCTTCCATGGTGTTTGCAACTCCAACCGATCGGGTGAACTGGAATCAAAACAACATTGCGACCTCTAAATGGATGAATATCTTATAATAAACTCTGCAAACAACATAAATAGTAACACATGCACATACCTCATTCGGAGAGGATACCTTCTTGGCTGTGACATTTTGTTCTTCAAACTTATCACCGAACCCTACGTTTCTTACAACAATAATGCCAAACACGGACTTAAGAAGACACAACCTTTGATTGCCAACACGTTGAAGAGTTATGAAGTCCAACgtttctttaattttaaatgccGACGTTatgtaacaataacaataatatgatTCTTTTGTGGGCCTATTAACATATTAGGTCTAACAATAAAATTAGGTATTCTGCACCAAGGCTAACCATCTAAGACCCAATAAACTTTAATGTCCTATTAACTTACATATATTAAACAACTATAAGGCCCAACATATATTTTTAacctatttaaattattttaccttATTATATGAACTTACACATATATATtcattttccctattttatttaagTGCCCTAAATCCCAATGCGCAAgaccgacgggtacccgtgcgaacgcacgggtaagacactagttgaaaggaaaaaagtGATAACTTGTTTACGAGAGGTTGCCCCGTACCAATTTatactcttttatttttataatattcatttttccataattattttattttttaataatatctaatcttttaataaaaatgtaaattacaaatatttcgccacaataaaatatcatattttaaaaaattaactagAAATTTAAAAGTGATTTCAAAACCATAAATTTATATTGTAAGTAagggaaaaaaatatttaaaagaatatACTATAATATTTTTACGAAAGAAtaatgctat is part of the Vicia villosa cultivar HV-30 ecotype Madison, WI linkage group LG2, Vvil1.0, whole genome shotgun sequence genome and encodes:
- the LOC131650477 gene encoding uncharacterized protein LOC131650477, with the protein product MNSEFENLFAALTDEQRGIYEKIIHAVESQKPAVFFLHGYGGTGKTYMWRTLAAALRSKHDICLTVETSGIASLLLPGGRTTHSKFRIPVPTMDNSTCKVEFNDDVADMLRQTKLIIWDEAPMAHKYAIESLDRTLKDIMSASKNSTDVFGGKVVVFGGDFRQILPVVPRGSRSDIVHCAINASYIWHSVEVLTLTRNMRLRTGSTQTDKNEIAQFSDWLLRIGEGRISEPNDGTAEINIPPDILITEFDDPIVAIVNTTYPDFINNFQCVDYLKSRAILASTLEIVDQINDHILNLMPGEIRDYYSANSVDKSEIHDPAVVDILTPEFLSSLRTSVLPNHHLKLKVGTPIMLMRNIDQSEGLCNDTRLCITKMAAHVLEASIMGGKGLGNLVYIPRMDMSPSQSPWPFKLNRRRFPIIVSYSMTINKSQGQSLDNVGLYLPRDVFTHGQIYVALSRVTTKKGIKILIHDEEKNFRGKTTNGVYKEVFNNV